The DNA window GACTTTTTAGATTGGATTGAAAAAAGCAAAATTGGAATTCCTGAGGTTGATGGTAATTTTGTAAGGATTTATGAATGTGTTACATGTAGTGGTATCCCCTATATTGGCAGAACTGTCTGCCACTTCGAAGGAGGACTTGTAGCAGGATTTTTAGAAAAACTGTGGAACAAACATGTTTTAGCTAAAGAAGTAAAATGTTTTGGTTTAGGTCACGATGTTTGTGAATTTGAAATAATAACAAAAGATTAACTTTTATGAAATTTTCCTTTTCTATAATTTTTATTCTCTTTCTCATTAAAAACCATAAAGACATAAAAGTTAGTCTTGGGACAAAATCACTATAATCTTAATCTTAAATATCTAAATAGGTGAAAATATGAAAGT is part of the Methanocaldococcus sp. genome and encodes:
- a CDS encoding V4R domain-containing protein is translated as MQNNSNVKKLEIDDIAKINRPTLGNEASVVILRVIRHLTLEEVIGICSGGILYRAGKNIGMSLQFDELDDFLDWIEKSKIGIPEVDGNFVRIYECVTCSGIPYIGRTVCHFEGGLVAGFLEKLWNKHVLAKEVKCFGLGHDVCEFEIITKD